The genomic DNA GGCCATGCGTGGGTCTTCCATGACCTTCTTGTTGACGCGGTCTCGATGCGCGCGCGACTTGTACACGATCCACGAGAACACCACGGTCTCGTCCGGCTTGAGCTTGACGCTCTGCGGGAATGACGTGAGCTTCCCCGGCTTCACGTCGTCGCCGACGCATTCGATGTACTCGAGCGCGCCGTGCTCCATCCAGATCTTCCCCGCCTTCCGGGCAAGGCGGCGATAGGCCTGCACGTTCTTCTTGGGTACTGGCAAGACGAAGCCGTCGACGTATCTCATGGACTCCTCCTCCGCCAAACGTGCTCCGGGTTCGAGCCGTCGCTCAAGCACCGGTCGCGACCATTTGCCATCTCCAGGACACCCATCACCCCCGTGCCACCTAAGGAGCAAGGAAACAAGAAAAGCAGCGTGCATGGGCCGGCCCGTGACATCGAGGGCCCTCCTCATCGCTTGACCCTCAATCATCCGGCCGTTAGGTAGGCGTCCTTTTCCACGAACCGACGGGGCGCGGCGGGACGAGCCGGTCTGGATGTTGAGCGTCCTCGAGCTCGCGGGCCGTCACACCCTCCACCCACCCCTGTCGCCGTCCAGGTCCTGGACTGCCCCAGGAACGCTCCATGTACTCCGCTCGAACCCGGACTCTCCTCTTCTCGATCCTCGCGCTCGTCTCCGTCCTGGGGGGCGCTGCCTGCAAGTCACCCGAAGCACCTCCCCCGGCCGCTCCTCCGGCCGTGGAAGTGGGAACGATCACGGTGCGGCCCGCGACCATTCCGGTGCTCGATGAGCTGCCGGGGCGCATCGCTCCGACGCGGGTCGCCGAGGTGCGTCCGCGCGTGTCCGGCATCATCGTCGAGCGCGTCTTCCGGCAGGGCGGCAGCGTGAAGGCGGGGGACGTCCTCTTCAAGCTCGACGCGTCCATGTACGAGGTCGAACGTGCCAGCGCGAGGGCCGTGTTGGCGAAGGCCGAGGTGACGGCCGCGGAGGCCCGCCAGCAGGCGGAACGGGGCGAGAAGCTCCTCGCCAGCGGCGTCATCACCCAGGAGCAGCACGAGACGCTCCAGGCGGCGCTCCGGCGCGCCGAGGCCGATGTGGCGGCGGCCCGGGCGGCGTTGCGCCGCGCGGAGCTCAACCTGGAGTACACGACGATCCGGGCGCCGATCAGCGGAAGGATTGGCCGGGCCCTGGTGACGGAAGGCGCGCTCGTGAGCGCGGGAGATCCCACGGCGCTCGCGCTCATCCAGCAGCTCGATCCGGTCTACGCGGACTTCACCCAGCCCGCGATGGAGCTCCACCGTCTGCGCCAGGCGCTCAAGGACGGGAAGATCCAGGGCGTCACCCCCGAGCAGGCGAACGTCCAGCTGGTGCTCGACGATGGCTCCCTCTATGCGAAGGAGGGGCGGCTGCTCTTCTCGGACGTGACGGTGGATCCCGGCAGCGGCCAGGTGACGGTGCGCGGGGAATTCCCCAATCCGGACGCCGAGCTCCTTCCTGGCATGTATGTGCGGGGACGAATTGAACAGGGCACCCTGAGCGAGGCGCTCGCCGTGCCCCAGCAAGCCATCCAGCGAGACAACGCGGGCAAGTCCCAGGTCTTCGTGGTCGCGGGCAACGGCACCGTCGAGGTGCGCCCGGTGCGGACCTCTCGCGTCTACCAGGATCAGGCGGTCATCCAGGAGGGCTTGAAGGCAGGCGATCAGGTCATCGTCGAGGGCTTCCAGAAGATCGGCGCGGGCGCACCGGTCAAGCCGGTGGCCTGGACCGCGCCTGGAACCGGCCTCAACCCCTCCCAGCCTCGATAGGGCCCACCGCCATGCCTCGTTTCTTCATCGACAGGCCCATCTTCGCCTGGGTCATCGCGCTGTTCATCATCATGGGAGGCGTGCTCGCCATCCCCAACCTGCCGGTGGCGCAATACCCCAACGTGGCGCCGCCACAGATCACCATCTCGACCTTCTATCCGGGCGCGTCGCCCGAGGATCTCTACCAGAGCGTCACTCGCATCATCGAGGAGGAGCTCAACGGCACGAAGTCGTTGCTCTACTTCGAGTCGACCAGTGAAGCGACGGGTGCGGTCACCATCACCGCGACCTTCGCGCCAGGGACGGACCCCGCCCTGGCCGCCGTGGATCTCCAGAACCGGGTCAAACGGGTCGAGCCGAGGTTGCCGCTCGCCGTGTCGCAGCAGGGTCTGCAGATCGAGGAAGCGAGCAGTGGCTTCCTCATGATGGTGACGTTGCGGTCCACCAACGGCGCCTTCGACGAGATCGGCCTCGGGGATTACCTCTCGCGCAACGTGCTCAATGAGTTGCGGCGCATCCCCGGCGTGGGCCGGGCGCAGCTCTTCTCCTTCGAGCGCGCCATGCGCATCTGGGTGGATCCGAACAAGCTGCTGGGACTGGGCCTGACCTCCCAGGATGTGACGAACGCCATCCGCGCGCAGAACGCCCAGGTCGCGGCCGGCTCGCTCGGCGCGCAACCCGGGCCGGCGACACAGAAGGTGGCGGCGACCGTGCTGGTGAAGGGGCAGTTGACCTCGCCGGAGGAGTTCGGCGCCATCGTGCTTCGCGCGAACGCGGATGGTTCCTCCGTGCGCCTGCGGGACGTGGCCCGCGTGGAGCTGGGCGGACAGAACTACTCCATCGCCTCACGTCTCAATGGCCAGCCGAGCGCGGCGATCGGTATCCAGTTGTCTCCCACGGGCAATGCGCTCGCGACCTCGACGGCCATCCGCGCGAAGATGGGGGAACTGTCCCGGTTCTTCCCGGCCGGCATCGAGTACGACATTCCCTATGACACGGCCCCGTTCGTGGGAGTGTCCATCCGGAAGGTCCTCCAGACGCTCGCCGAGGC from Archangium lipolyticum includes the following:
- a CDS encoding DUF1428 domain-containing protein, with protein sequence MRYVDGFVLPVPKKNVQAYRRLARKAGKIWMEHGALEYIECVGDDVKPGKLTSFPQSVKLKPDETVVFSWIVYKSRAHRDRVNKKVMEDPRMATMMDPSAKILDSKRMVYGGFKALVAL
- a CDS encoding efflux RND transporter periplasmic adaptor subunit, producing the protein MYSARTRTLLFSILALVSVLGGAACKSPEAPPPAAPPAVEVGTITVRPATIPVLDELPGRIAPTRVAEVRPRVSGIIVERVFRQGGSVKAGDVLFKLDASMYEVERASARAVLAKAEVTAAEARQQAERGEKLLASGVITQEQHETLQAALRRAEADVAAARAALRRAELNLEYTTIRAPISGRIGRALVTEGALVSAGDPTALALIQQLDPVYADFTQPAMELHRLRQALKDGKIQGVTPEQANVQLVLDDGSLYAKEGRLLFSDVTVDPGSGQVTVRGEFPNPDAELLPGMYVRGRIEQGTLSEALAVPQQAIQRDNAGKSQVFVVAGNGTVEVRPVRTSRVYQDQAVIQEGLKAGDQVIVEGFQKIGAGAPVKPVAWTAPGTGLNPSQPR